A stretch of the Ptychodera flava strain L36383 chromosome 18, AS_Pfla_20210202, whole genome shotgun sequence genome encodes the following:
- the LOC139116995 gene encoding uncharacterized protein → MESALHRVAILVLVSVLFSILCISTAAEESSTASRCFQPIVTGPCRAYFPRWAWNAAKNDCVQFIFGGCHNNGNNFYSKEECLDECIYEAAPVKAKEGKCPVLQQGFMGICYKMCNTDSDCAGNKKCCSNGCGLLCSDPAKIKIKPGDCPAVPKDPAGKCLDTCSIDEQCPGIQKCCPNTCGASCMNVTGSTATPVETECALEWTNHNNTCYKFVSYSRNYHQASLECQKEHPRAHLAVLTDEDEAEWAHKYTLRQEGFQKDYGAWIGLKLTQGKWVWNDGSPLTYATDMGVNKENEQCVYLPQNMDIFSASSCQYAKQSLCQYSLQDGQYSLAAQQTDDKPNSETVVNAYVIVGILATVLLSTIVIGIVLFMKCRRRVIRTGDNSITVVNYKGYSPVLI, encoded by the exons ATGGAATCTGCCTTGCACCGTGTGGCTATTTTGGTTTTGGTATCTGTCCTGTTTTCAATATTATGCATTTCTACAGCGGCAGAAG AATCAAGCACCGCCTCCAGGTGTTTCCAGCCAATAGTGACAGGCCCTTGCAGAGCGTACTTTCCTCGCTGGGCATGGAACGCTGCTAAGAATGACTGCGTCCAGTTCATCTTTGGTGGTTGCCATAACAATGGGAATAACTTCTACTCCAAGGAGGAATGTTTGGATGAGTGTATATATGAAGCAG CTCCAGTGAAAGCCAAAGAAGGTAAATGCCCCGTCCTGCAACAGGGCTTCATGGGGATCTGTTACAAAATGTGCAACACAGACTCTGACTGTGCCGGGAACAAAAAGTGTTGCAGCAATGGCTGTGGACTCCTTTGCTCCGACCCTGCCAAGATCAAGATCAAGCCGGGTGATTGTCCTGCTGTCCCGAAAGACCCAGCCGGGAAGTGCCTTGATACGTGTTCCATCGATGAGCAGTGCCCCGGTATTCAGAAGTGCTGTCCGAATACGTGTGGTGCGTCGTGTATGAATGTCACAGGGTCAACTGCGACACCAGTAG AAACAGAATGCGCCTTGGAATGGACGAACCACAACAACACTTGCTACAAATTTGTGAGTTACAGTCGCAATTATCACCAAGCATCCCTAGAGTGTCAAAAGGAACATCCCAGAGCTCATTTAGCCGTGTTGACAGATGAAGATGAGGCTGAATGGGCGCATAAGTACACTTTGAGGCAGGAAGGTT TTCAGAAGGACTATGGTGCATGGATCGGTCTCAAACTCACACAGGGCAAGTGGGTGTGGAATGACGGGTCACCTTTGACCTATGCAACCGACATGGGGGTTAACAAAGAGAATGAACAGTGTGTCTATCTGCCCCAGAACATGGATATTTTCAGTGCCTCTTCCTGTCAGTATGCGAAGCAGTCCCTCTGCCAGTATAGTCTCCAAG ATGGACAATACTCATTAGCAGCCCAGCAGACAGACGACAAGCCAAACAGTGAAACAG TGGTGAACGCCTACGTCATCGTCGGTATCCTAGCAACAGTTTTGCTGAGCACGATCGTGATCGGTATCGTGCTTTTCATGAAGTGTCGGCGACGCGTCATCAGAACCGGTGACAACAGCATCACGGTGGTTAACTACAAAGGCTACTCCCCAGTCCTAATCTAA
- the LOC139116996 gene encoding brevican core protein-like — translation MAWIKFSVTLLCFMVVFSCAKSANDTVTQQAPKPGQCPKFGNATRKFCEDFCAYDADCSGDEKCCDNGCSFICHEPVSLNVNITKPGHCPPSSGAGGICVQECDGDGECEHSKKCCNNGCGHSCVEPDFVPPEKPGVCPSGADGGLCQANCTDDYSCPDRQKCCNNGCANVCLDPMPVVMTSLPPVYGDCPPTIKHVPSQCNNTCSKPEDCSHGEVCCYMECGYVCVDIHATIPVTPDTGECCDEGWTHHNTSCYKLVSVPEDFHLAGRECELLHQAHLADFHEKEEYFWALKFLEEQNDFKKQKPVWIGLQNTMTENSEWVWSDGALLTYDLWLDGQPDEINACGASQGLYGDAGFLNSPCREPQQFLCEYKLGGDTSKPTKTEKPDQPAAPIEDSMEYLHKLDNAIIAVIVIAVVVTVFGIGGVIVYCVKAKRSFVHQKLRRDDEMTIIESMDI, via the exons ATGGCGTGGATAAAATTTTCAGTGACGCTGTTGTGTTTCATGGTGGTTTTCAGTTGTGCGAAGAGTGCAAACGATACAG TCACCCAGCAGGCCCCTAAACCAGGACAGTGTCCGAAGTTTGGAAATGCAACTAGAAAGTTCTGTGAAGACTTTTGCGCTTATGACGCTGACTGCAGTGGTGACGAAAAGTGTTGCGACAACGGCTGTAGCTTTATCTGTCACGAGCCCGTTTCGTTAAACGTGAATATTACGAAGCCAGGGCACTGTCCTCCGTCGAGCGGAGCAGGGGGTATCTGTGTACAAGAGTGCGACGGGGATGGAGAGTGCGAGCATTCCAAAAAATGCTGCAACAACGGCTGTGGGCATTCCTGCGTGGAGCCGGATTTTGTGCCCCCGGAAAAACCCGGAGTGTGTCCCTCGGGCGCCGACGGTGGCCTGTGCCAGGCGAACTGCACAGACGACTACTCGTGTCCCGACCGACAGAAATGCTGCAACAACGGATGCGCGAACGTGTGTCTCGATCCCATGCCGGTTGTCATGACGAGCCTACCTCCAGTTTACGGTGACTGTCCGCCTACAATAAAGCATGTACCTTCTCAGTGTAACAACACTTGCTCTAAACCAGAAGACTGTTCACACGGAGAAGTTTGTTGCTATATGGAATGCGGATACGTATGTGTGGATATCCATGCTACAATACCAG TGACACCGGATACAGGGGAGTGCTGTGACGAAGGATGGACCCACCATAACACGTCGTGCTACAAACTAGTGTCCGTGCCAGAAGACTTCCATCTAGCTGGCAGGGAATGCGAACTTCTACACCAGGCTCATCTGGCTGACTTCCACGAGAAAGAGGAATATTTCTGGGCCTTAAAGTTTCTCGAAGAACAAAATGACT TTAAAAAACAAAAGCCCGTTTGGATCGGTCTTCAAAACACCATGACAGAAAACAGCGAGTGGGTATGGAGTGACGGGGCCCTACTGACCTATGACCTGTGGTTAGATGGCCAACCGGACGAAATCAACGCTTGTGGGGCCAGCCAGGGTCTCTATGGCGACGCGGGCTTcctgaacagtccttgcagggaACCACAGCAGTTTCTCTGTGAATACAAACTCGGGG GTGATACGAGTAAACCAACGAAGACAG AGAAACCAGACCAACCGGCTGCGCCAATTGAAGATTCCATGGAATACTTACACAAACTCGACAACG CTATCATAGCGGTCATTGTCATTGCTGTTGTAGTCACGGTGTTTGGTATTGGTGGCGTAATCGTCTACTGTGTCAAGGCCAAGCGTTCGTTCGTCCACCAGAAGCTACGTAGGGATGACGAAATGACTATTATAGAAAGCATGGATATATAA
- the LOC139116997 gene encoding uncharacterized protein, with translation MCNKMVSLLTLACVLVAAQGMYTDKTEDDILYETESKCPSDEWYASGLSCYYHLSGGLDFFEANRACIALDKRAHLADFRDQSQYYHIHHILAHENQHHEHPTSGTWIGLMKDGEQWTWTDGTPLAYNDFWLPSAMFTDGNCGYIPSRRVGYAVGSCDHKKAALCELIPEEYTMIEQQRRTRDIVIVSIVIALVLVGGIAVLVTGIAKYCCNRSPRDKGYKLHKDQEVFMPTVYPVKNDQI, from the exons ATGTGTAACAAAATGGTGTCATTACTGACGCTGGCCTGTGTGCTTGTGGCTGCCCAGGGCATGTATACTGATAAAACCGAAGACGACATACTTTATGAGACAG AGAGCAAATGTCCGTCCGATGAATGGTACGCATCGGGGCTATCGTGTTATTATCATCTCAGCGGCGGACTTGACTTTTTCGAGGCCAACCGAGCCTGCATCGCTCTGGACAAGAGAGCCCACCTGGCCGACTTCCGCGATCAGAGCCAGTACTACCACATCCATCACATTCTGGCGCACGAGAATCAACATCATG AACATCCAACATCAGGCACGTGGATCGGTCTGATGAAGGACGGCGAGCAATGGACTTGGACTGACGGGACGCCTCTCGCTTACAACGATTTCTGGCTCCCATCGGCGATGTTTACCGACGGCAACTGTGGCTACATTCCATCTCGCAGGGTCGGCTACGCTGTCGGTTCGTGCGACCACAAGAAGGCAGCTTTGTGTGAGCTTATACCAG aggAATATACGATGATCGAGCAGCAACGGAGAACAAGAG ATATTGTCATCGTGTCGATTGTTATCGCTCTGGTTTTAGTCGGAGGCATCGCCGTCTTGGTGACAGGAATTGCCAAATACTGTTGTAACAGAAGCCCCAGGGACAAAGGTTACAAATTACACAAGGACCAGGAAGTTTTCATGCCGACGGTATATCCCGtgaaaaatgaccaaatatag